aaaattagaaataaaaagaataagggtgaaataaaaaaaaatattgaaaaattgggattgaaggatgaaattgaaaacaaataaaatttttataaaaagagtcaagaaaaatttttaaaatcaaaagaataaggagttaattgaaatattaataataaaaggaCCAATATGaaattttcaaggaaaagagagagaaaaaaagctcGAGAAACCAAACCACTACCTCTACACACACCTCAACATGAAAAAGATATAATGGAGAATCAaataacataatgaaagagaattTTTGGTCGCTAAGAGAAGCTGCTTGCGCGCCTCCCACGCACTAATACATGTATTGTATATGCtaacaactatttttattcaaatgatattTAATGTTTATGAAAAGATTAAATTCGCCTCGCTCTACTTGACAATAACATAATATAAGGTGAAAAGACTAAAAACTCATGCGCGCaagctttaaattttttgtttcagctagtaaaattattgttttattatatttaaaaaattaaaaagacaaaaaagtcTGTTATATGTCAACTTTAAAAACTTGAAGAGTTATTTATTGtgcttaaaaattcaaaagagaaACATCCATTCCCAATCAGTCTTTTAAGGACTCATGAGACTTGTAAAATAACTCAATTACCCCTATGTCAACTTATTGCTTGCTGGTGCTAAAAATCCAGCCACCGTTACAGTGGCcgaaaaatcaagagaagagtttttaacttataatactattttcaggtcattttcaccaaaaaaataaaataaaatcaccttaaaaaaccaaaataaacctTTCAACAACCCAAAACACCCAAAATCACCgaagaaaagtttgaaaattgaaaaaaaaagctacagATGCTTCACTGTTGATAGTATATTAGTTAATAGTGCAGATTAAGCTGAAAATGGTGTTCATTTGAGTGACAAAGACTGTAGATACAATGAGTTGTTAGTATCATCataagctctctctctctctctctccccctccctccctctctctctctctctctgtatccAGTCATAGTAGTAGTGGAAGGAGGTGGAAATAAATGGAAAGCACAGGAACCTGGACACTTATCCGTCAAAGCAATACAAGTCATTTTTCACCAAAACTGCATAGAATTTCTTtaattctcaaaaaataaataaaaaaagaaaagaaacaaacgTCATAGGTAGCTCAGTCCTCTCTCCCCTGTCTCTCTATCTTAACGCGGAATCATCAATCTTTCTCTTGAAAAACCGCCCTCTTTGTAAAGACCAAATCTTCTTCTCTCTATTAACTTTCAACATTCAAACAAACCATAATAAACAACTGAAACCCATTTTTCAATTTGCTCTTCTTCTCGTTTTATGAGCCAGGAAATTGTGGAGATTTTGGGGTTGCAGAGATCTTGATTGTTTATAAGGATAAAGAAACCAAAGGTTTGTGCTACTTCAaaatctcttctttctctcaaattaaagaaataaagatcTTCCATTCTTGTTGAAAAAGTTTCCTTAGAGGTTGGTAGTTTGTTTATGGCTACTGCCGCTATATTTTCTTCTCTAAGGCGGCGACGATCGCCGTCTTTAGAGGTTTTCTTGGCACCGGTTGATTTTACCGACGTGGGGCTTGTACAGACTCTTGTATCATTGTCAACAGAGCTGGTGTCTTCTTTCTCAGGGAAGTCACTCTTCTTTCAAAGAAAGAATTCTCGTTCTTTAATTCGTAAAATTGAAatctttgttgttttattgGAGTATCTGAGGGACTCTGGGGCTGGTTCTGCTTTATCTTCTCCCACATTTGCTTGTTTTAAAGAGCTTTATTTGTTGCTGTACCGCTCAAAAATATTGCTTGATTATTGTGTGCGATCCAGCAAATTATGGTTGTTGCTTCAAAACCATTCGATTTCGGGGCATTTTCATGATTTGAATCAGGAAATATCTACCCTTTTGGATGTTTTTCCATTGGATGATGTTGAACTGAGTGAGGATGTTAGGGAACAGATTGATCTTATGCAAACACAATCAAGGAGAACGAGGTTATTGATTGATAAGGATGAGGAGGCTTTGAGAGTCAGGTTGTTTTCGTTTCTTGATGAGTTTGAGAATGGAAGGATTCCTGGTCTGGCGGAGTTGAGGTTGTTTTTCGTGGAGGGTTTGGGGATTAAAGATGCCAAGAGTTGTATAACAGAAATTGAGTTCTTGGAGGAGCAAATTGTTAGTCACGAGGGAGATATTGAGCCCACAACTTCGGTGCTTAATGGGTTTGTCGCAATTGCTCGGTATTGTAGGTTTTTGCTTTATGGGTTTGGGGAAAACGAGGTGGAGTTGCAAATTGGGAATCAGAAGAAGCGGAGAAAAGGGTTGATTGCTCAAGAGATTGCAGAAACTTTTATTACAATACCCAAGGATTTTTTCTGTCCGATATCGTTGGATTTGATGCGAGATCCGGTGATAATTTCAACTGGGCAGACTTATGATCGGAGTTCAATATCTAGGTGGATGGACGAAGGGCACTGTACTTGCCCCAAGACGGGGCAGATACTCATGAACACTCGCCTTGTTCCAAATCGGGCTTTGAGGAATCTGATCGTGCAATGGTGTACTGCTCATGGAATCCCTTATGACCCTCCAGAGAATACAGACTCATCTGTGGAGGCTTTTGCAGCGACTATGCCTTCCAAAGCTGCAATTGAAGCCAACAGAGCTACAGCAACGCTTCTAATTCATCAGCTGGCAAATGGTTCGCAAGGTGCAAAGACTGTGGCTGCTCGTGGGATACGTTTGTTAGCAAAAACTGGAAGAGAAAACCGTGCTTTCATTGCAGAAGCTGGTGCGATTCCCTACCTTTGTGAACTGCTGTCTTCTACAAACTCTGTTGCACAAGAGAATTCTGTAACAGCAATACTTAATTTATCCAtttatgaaaagaataaaagccGAATTATGGATGAAAAAGGTTGTCTGGGTTCGATTGTTGAAGTATTGAGGTTTGGACTCACAACAGAGGCAAGGGAAAATGCAGCAGCGGCATTGTTTAGCCTGTCAGCTGTTCATGACTACAAGAAGAGAATAGCAGATGAGGAAGGGGCAGTTGAAGCCTTAGCTGGCCTATTGAGAAAAGGGACACCACGTGGGAAGAAGGACGCTGTCACAGCTTTATTCAATCTGTCAACTCATACAGAAAATTGTGTGAGAATGATAGAAGCAGGTGCAATTGCAGCACTAGTCGGGGCTTTGGGAAAGGAAGGGGTTGCAGAGGAAGCAGCCGGTGCATTGGCTTTGATTGTGAGGCAACCAATTGGGGCTAAAGCAGTGGGGGGAGAGGAAATGGCCGTGGCAGGGCTAATAGGAATGATGCGTTGTGGAACAccaagaggaaaagaaaatgctGTTGCTGCACTGCTTGAGTTATGCCGGAGTGGCGGGACAGATGCAACTGAGAAAGTGCTCAAGGCACCGGCATTGGCGGGTTTGCTTCAGAGTCTGCTGTTCACAGGCACAAAGCGGGCAAGAAGGAAGGCAGCATCACTTGCCAGAGTGTTTCAGAGGTGTGGGAATTATCCATTGCAGTTTGGCGGATTAGGTGCCGGATATGCATTCGCTGGAAACTCAGCTGCAAATAGGGATCCGAGTTTTGTCAGCGAAGTGTCAGTGCCTGTGTCCATATCAGTGTCAGTTTTATAGTGGTAAAAGTCCAAACTTTTCATTGTCTACCCTGCTTATAGATGTTCCGCAATATTTACGAATTCtttcattgaaattttagaTGATAAAGAGGGAAAATTTACAGAAATACTATATCTCGTTTCTTTTGGAAGAACTTATAAATATTGTTGGTCCGTTAGTTTTTATACAAGAAACATCAGtcagaacaaaattgaaattattagatacaCTTGTGTTAAACTCTAATAAGTGTGTCATGAGAACAAATGAAGCTGCTGCATATCATTTCTTGCCAATTAACTCAGCGCATAAAACATGCCTGAGACAGATGCACTTGGTTTCTGGATCTGTGACAACATTGTTCTACATAGAACAAAGGTTGTAATCCTTCCCTCTAAGATGATACAGTAAAATCTTTGGCCAAAATCAAAGGAATCTCGGCTCAAAGCGTTCTCCAGTTGGTTAGTATTTGATGAACTGAAGTGTTCATTGATTAATATTCAAGCTGAGAGTTTTCTAGGACAACGAACAGGAGAAAGTATGTAATGtgccttattttcttttcaaaactgCAAAGGGAATTCAGAGAAACGTCATCAATATTCCTTGTTACATCCACAAAGAATATTAGACTCGGGAGTCAAGATTGCAGATTCCATTTGTTTAAAATCACATGCAAGGGAAACAAGCATCTATGATCTATCAAGTCTAGATGGTCAAAAAAGGGTTTGATCAGCATTTCTGTTCTTCCAAAAGTTCAAAGAAGAAGGCATCTCGTTTTTTAACTCACCAGAGTTACTTTATGAAGATTCCAAAGAAAGGCAAGGAGATAATTTCTGCATGCGGGGGTTTTCTAGGGACCAAACTGGTGGTGGTTTCTGTGGGTGATGGAAGAATGGCCCAGCCaacttttctccttttaaataaattcaCCAAGAATGCTCTATTAGATTCCCGTACCACTACAGAATACAAGCAGAACACTATCATGTCCTTGATATCAAATAAAGAATGACGTGATGATCCACTCCTCTTATCTTCTATTCAAAAGTGAATGGGCAAGAGCAAACCAAGTACATTATGAACCTCACCTGGTAAGTGGCCTCTGCGTAGTACAGAATAATTATGTTGGCGCATGGACAGCCATTGAAATCCAAGCCTTGATGAGGGAAGTTCTCTGGAAAGTAGAATCTTCTTGTAATTGATAGTTTTGGTAATGGTGAGGTGTAGTGGGGCATGCCCACAATCGAAGGCCACCCAAAGTGGATACACAAGTAGGCCATTCATCGAGGAAATTATTAGACTGCTGGTGGCTGCAGAACACAAGGATTTAGATATTTGGGAATAGTTGAGCTTATCTCAAGCAATAGCTGGTCCCTTTTCCTGTCGATATACCAACTGCTTAGATGCAAGTGGAATAAATCACTTCTCAGGCCTTTGATTTCTGCCGAAGAGAGCATCATTTCATTTCGAGACCTCTTTCCTTAGATCCTCAGTCACTACTTTATCTGTGATCACCGTCTAGATTCTAGGAAGTCGCCACCTTGACTGTTGGGGCAAGATCGTTCGAACTCAGCCTCTGTGCCACGTAATGTAAGAACGTGTGGAACTCTCAATCCTGATCTTGTTCATGTGCGACAGAAGGCCCAAAACTCAGCTCACTAACACGCTTCCCTTCGGTTTGGGTTGAAGTTCTCCAGGCTATGCCGCAAATGATCATATCATGCTCGAAGAACTTCAATGCAAAAACATGCACGTACTAAGAATCCACACATTGTGAGCTGCCAACTCCTAATATATACGAGACTTATTTTACATTTGGCTGATAAGAAAAgaaggtaatatttttttttttttatacatgataatacAAAATTTATATCAACACTGATATGTAAATTAAACTCTATGtctaattaagaaagaaattaaaatgttaatatcATTACTACCAAATAGGTTAattctattatatataaatgcCTTCCTATTTAtacatcatttaaaatttaaataatttaaaataaatttataaattcactcTTAACCTATTGCACCTTATTtgtactttattttaattttcaaaaccctaaaattgCTTATAAATATGTCTACAAGAATCcatagttaaaatataaaaactaataaaattacatcaaaatttatcaaattatgaaatcagaccttagtttttttatatattatgttcTTAGTTATTGTTTTGTGTTATCTCTAGATCCTTTAAACAAAAGAActcataatttttgttattcttttttttcttctccaattgctactaatattaaaagaagattcctttaaaccaaataattaataaaatttctattcatacttgtattttaatttttactcacctcacataaaattataatccaaaaataacaaaattacataagaatttagaaaaatattaattaatagatatgacaatatttttatttgtgtctttatctttaatatttttctcatatatattgaaaaagctcttcaaaactcaaagaaaaaaaattgaaaataatataatactaaTACAATCATGCTAAAAGTCAATGGAGCcctgacaaaaacaaaattattcacaTTATATACCCTATGTATTTGTGTTACATAGAGATTTCATTTGAACAAAGAACTCCTTTAGATAGGTCTCACATGATAGGAGaagctattttaatttttcaatattaaatataaatactaaTATATCCTTAATAATTTGCTCACGAATACATtcacatataataaaaataaattctttaaaataaaatgaatattaaaaactataatgatgATATTATTATGTTAAAACTTAAAGGAGCCTCAAATATTTCTGTTCATATCATTTTAtgtatttgtattatatataaattttatttaaaaaataacttttttaaataaaaaaactcacaattataatataatagtaCCTTTGGtaggaaaatataatttaattttgtaatgttaaaatataaatattaatacgagatccaatattaaaaactataatgatgATATTATTATGTTAAAACTTAAAGGAGcctcaaatatttttgttcatatcattttatgtatttgtattatatataaattttatttaaaaaataacttttttaaataaaaaaactcacaattataatataatagtaCCTTTGGtaggaaaatataatttaattttgtaatgttaaaatataaatattaatacgAGATCCAatgctttattatgttttttttttatagaaacttAGGGATGATAAAGGGTGTTCACGGGTTGGGTTTTGGTATTACTCATAAACAAATTTGAATACAAACTATTATTCAAACCCGACCCTTTTCACAGTGGATATGAATTTTAGATACCCGAACTTGACCCAATCAGGTTTTAATTATCCATTTAAGTACCCATTATTTGActagtataataaaataaataaaatacgaAACCAATGATTTATTTAGCCAATTAGCTAAAAGAGTATCCAATCAAAACTCCAAAGTAAATGCACCAATAAAGATAGCAAAATCTTGACTAAGATCACAATAAATCcaaatttcaagataaatttgattaaaatattgaaTCAAGTATTGCCAAGTTTGCAATCTCTCTTTTCTTATCTCTTTActttaaatactttaattatattattggttatTATGTTATATGTTCTTAgcgtgtttattattatttgacatAATTAGTGAAACACCTAATTCGTTCCCCTTAGATGTTATTGTTGCCTTATTTCTAGACCAACACCTTATATGATTAGACAAAGAGTTCAAGTGTGAGTGAGACTTACATCTACTAATGCTCACTTAAACTTTCACTCATATTGGAACTCACCTTATAAATGAGGTATCATGAAATTATTTCAATTCTTAGGCTGCATAAGATTAAGAGGTCGGGTTACCCACTACCATTCAGGCAATCTGAGAGCTTGAAAAGTCTTTAGGAATAGATAATATGAGTTTGAATCATAAAATCTTTATGAGCTAGATCTCATTTTTTAGGACGGACCATTGATAGGACACTAATAAATAACATACCATGTCATACTTATTCATcttgaattgtaatttattAGATCTTCAcaaatctttaataaaaaaaaagaaattaaaggataTAATATGATTACCATTGAGGACATGAGTGTTGggttaaaaaagattaatgtgAAGAGGGGGACTGCTTACCAATAAGATTTGAGTTCGAGCTACCAGAGTGAGTGAAGCTCAAAGAAACAATGCCTAATGCTAGCCAATTATTGGATTATTGTGAGATGATGTCTTTACCTAAAATCAATATGGAGATTAACTCAATATTTGGGTGCAACACCTATATTTATAAGCTGTGATAGGGTTTTGAGACCCACAATACAAGTGTTTCACCTTTGACATTATAGATATGATTCCTACCCTTGACGAATACGATTCTTTATTGGACTGTTCAAAATTAAACTTGGAGTATTTCTATAAGCCAAGAGACTGAACTCTATCAAATTGTGATTGGTTGACTAAAATCAATTGAAGAATGGTTGAAGAAAAGATGACTAAGTGGGGGTTTCAATCAAGGTTGGTTCTAGAATACATCAAAGCCTATATTTAAGAAAAGATTACATGATGAAGAGAATGAGATTTGTTTGAGAATTTTAGCTTTGAGCATTTAAGGTCTGATTCTTTtcctattgaaaaaaaaaaggtatgatCAACTTTAAGTGTGTATTTGCTCTTAAATTTAAtccaacaataataattttagctAAGACCTTTTTATCACTGAATCactatagaaaaatagaaaaaggttATTTGAGGTGTTGTTTGTAGCTATTATTTGTCTGGAACATGAGCCACATGGTGATAGGAAATATATATGGACTATTTAGAACCCCATGgcatttacattttaaaatacagaAATTTGTTTAACCCCCACTAAAAGAGATGTGAAAGAATACTTGTGAGAGGATGTTTTCAATCTTGAGAAAATCTCTATTTCATTGGAGGACACAATGTACTTATTTCCCATTTTACCTTGTATATTAAGGTGATTATACTTGAGTTTCATCGATGGGAGCTTAATGTAACATTAGTTATTGCTTTAATTTGGTTTTACAACAATTAGGTTATGAGAAATTCATAACTCGAACCATTGGACTAGCTGAATTCTATAAAGATCTCATAATTTTAAGGAATTTAATGGAATTAGTCAAAAAATTTAGAAGTATCTTAGTACAATCACAATCACCAAGAGCGTAGATGGAAAAGTAACCTTGTATTATCCAATATGgtagaaaataagagaaaaaacctATAAAGTTCCACTATTTGAAGGACCTTAAAAACTAATTGTTCAGACTATAAAAGATATGTAAAAAGAGATTAGAGTCCAACAAGAGTCCTATAATGAAGACCTGAACTCTGAGCTAGAGGAATTAgcaataaaaatgagaaaattagaATCTAGCTTAACCAACTAAGAGCGGACTTTGATCA
The DNA window shown above is from Populus trichocarpa isolate Nisqually-1 chromosome 4, P.trichocarpa_v4.1, whole genome shotgun sequence and carries:
- the LOC7476316 gene encoding U-box domain-containing protein 17; the encoded protein is MATAAIFSSLRRRRSPSLEVFLAPVDFTDVGLVQTLVSLSTELVSSFSGKSLFFQRKNSRSLIRKIEIFVVLLEYLRDSGAGSALSSPTFACFKELYLLLYRSKILLDYCVRSSKLWLLLQNHSISGHFHDLNQEISTLLDVFPLDDVELSEDVREQIDLMQTQSRRTRLLIDKDEEALRVRLFSFLDEFENGRIPGLAELRLFFVEGLGIKDAKSCITEIEFLEEQIVSHEGDIEPTTSVLNGFVAIARYCRFLLYGFGENEVELQIGNQKKRRKGLIAQEIAETFITIPKDFFCPISLDLMRDPVIISTGQTYDRSSISRWMDEGHCTCPKTGQILMNTRLVPNRALRNLIVQWCTAHGIPYDPPENTDSSVEAFAATMPSKAAIEANRATATLLIHQLANGSQGAKTVAARGIRLLAKTGRENRAFIAEAGAIPYLCELLSSTNSVAQENSVTAILNLSIYEKNKSRIMDEKGCLGSIVEVLRFGLTTEARENAAAALFSLSAVHDYKKRIADEEGAVEALAGLLRKGTPRGKKDAVTALFNLSTHTENCVRMIEAGAIAALVGALGKEGVAEEAAGALALIVRQPIGAKAVGGEEMAVAGLIGMMRCGTPRGKENAVAALLELCRSGGTDATEKVLKAPALAGLLQSLLFTGTKRARRKAASLARVFQRCGNYPLQFGGLGAGYAFAGNSAANRDPSFVSEVSVPVSISVSVL